In Fundulus heteroclitus isolate FHET01 chromosome 16, MU-UCD_Fhet_4.1, whole genome shotgun sequence, a single genomic region encodes these proteins:
- the notum1a gene encoding palmitoleoyl-protein carboxylesterase notum1a: MKAVKMVPSLLPALLLLVLMQSSVLCVRRFRGGRNPQQQRRSPPPPTHRADRGDTTESFPLDFTAVEENMDNFMTQVKNLAQSLYPCSAQKLDHDMKLNFLVNTSVTCNDGSPAGYYLKESRGSRRWLIFLEGGWYCFNKENCDSRYETMRRFMSSSKWPQTKRGTGILSPLPEENPHWWNANMVYIPYCSSDVWSGATAKTEQSAYAFMGSLIIQEVVKNLLSKGLDNARVLLLAGSSAGGTGVLLNVDRVAELLEGMGYAGIQVRGLSDSGWFLDNKQYHCTDCVDTIGCTPTETIKRGIKYWGSVVPERCRQSHEGEEWNCFFGYRVFPSIKSPVFVVQWLFDEAQLTVDNIQLTGQPVQEGQWRYIQNLGIELRNTLKDVPAMFAPACLSHEVITRNYWIDVQVKGTSLPRALHCWDRSLHDSRNNKAPPKACPVHLIDNCPWPHCNPTCPTIRDQFTGQEMSVVQFLMHMGFDVQKMAQQQGMDPSKLLGMLSSGS, encoded by the exons ATGAAAGCCGTCAAAATGGTTCCATCACTTCTGCCGGCGCTGCTTCTGCTGGTGCTGATGCAGTCCAGCGTTCTCTGCGTGCGGAGGTTCCGGGGCGGCCGCAACCCGCAGCAGCAGCGCCGCTCGCCGCCTCCTCCCACGCACCGGGCGGACAGGGGCGACACCACGGAGAGCTTTCCTCTGGACTTCACCGCCGTGGAGGAGAACATGGATAACTTCATGACGCAGGTGAAGAACCTCGCGCAGTCCCTGTACCCGTGCTCGGCGCAGAAGCTTGACCACGACATGAAGCTGAACTTCCTGGTGAACACGTCGGTCACCTGCAACGACGGGAGTCCCGCCGG GTACTACCTGAAAGAGTCTCGAGGCAGCAGACGCTGGTTGATATTCCTTGAAG GCGGCTGGTACTGCTTCAACAAGGAGAACTGCGACAGCCGATACGAGACCATGAGGCGCTTTATGAGCTCTTCCAAGTGGCCCCAAACTAAAAGAG GCACGGGGATCCTGTCTCCACTGCCGGAGGAAAACCCTCACTGGTGGAACGCAAACATGGT GTACATTCCCTACTGCTCCAGTGACGTGTGGAGCGGCGCTACGGCCAAGACAGAGCAGA GTGCGTATGCCTTCATGGGCTCCCTGATTATCCAGGAGGTTGTAAAGAATCTCCTGAGCAAAGGTCTGGACAACGCCAGGGTCCTTCTGTTAGCAGGAAGCag TGCCGGCGGCACCGGGGTCCTCCTGAATGTGGATCGCGTAGCTGAGCTCCTGGAGGGGATGGGGTACGCTGGCATCCAGGTGCGGGGCCTGTCCGACTCGGGCTGGTTCCTGGACAACAAACAGTACCACTGCACGGACTGCGTGGACACCATCGGCTGCACGCCGACCGAGACTATCAAGAGAGGAATCAA GTATTGGGGAAGCGTGGTGCCCGAGAGGTGCAGGCAAAGCCATGAGGGAGAGGAGTGGAATTGTTTCTTTGGATACAGAGTCTTCCCTTCAATTAAAA GTCCTGTGTTTGTGGTCCAGTGGCTGTTCGATGAGGCCCAGTTGACAGTGGACAACATCCAGCTAACAGGCCAGCCTGTGCAAGAAGGCCAGTGGCGCTACATCCAGAATCTGGGAATTGAGCTGAGGAACACGCTGAAAGATGTCCC aGCTATGTTTGCTCCAGCATGCCTGTCACATGAAGTTATCACCAGAAA CTACTGGATCGACGTGCAGGTGAAAGGGACCTCTCTGCCCCGGGCCCTGCACTGCTGGGACCGCAGCCTCCATGACAGCAGGAACAACAAGGCGCCGCCCAAAGCCTGCCCCGTGCATCTGATTGACAACTGCCCCTGGCCTCACTGCAACCCCACCTGCCCGACCATCCGGGACCAGTTCACGGGGCAGGAGATGAGCGTCGTGCAGTTCCTCATGCACATGGGCTTCGACGTGCAGAAGATGGCTCAGCAGCAGGGCATGGACCCGAGTAAACTACTGGGCATGCTCAGCAGTGGCAGCTAA